From the genome of Streptomyces sp. NBC_01260:
GCGCCCGCGTGGAAGCTCCTGACTGGGTGGCCGCCGACCTCGGGGAAGGCGAATGCGTCAACCGAGTCCGCACCGTGAACCGCGGGGACTTCATCCTTCAGGCGTCCCAGTCCTGGGTTCACCTGGATGTCGCTGAGGTCGTCCCGGAGGTGGACGAGCCCCAGGCATGCGACCCGACGTGGCAGGCCATCTACGAGCAGCGCTCCGGCAACCCTGTGGGCGTCGCTTCCAAGACCGTAGACGCCCGGATCACCAGCGCTGCGGATCGCGAGGCCCTTGGACTTGACGCCGATTTCGCCGTTCTGGTCATGCGGAGCGTGTACGTCACCGGAGACAAGGTCATCGGCGTGGGCGAGGGCGTCTATGCCCCCGGCCACCCGCTCGCCATCGCCTGACGGAAACTCGTGTCCCTACCGCGCGTAGGGGTGTCCGCTACACGTCGTAAGCTGCACAGAACGCACGAACAAGATCCCTAAACGCAAAAAAGCCGCAAGCCCCAAACCGGGCTCTAAATGAGGGTTCGAAGCCTCAAGCAGAGTCGAAGTCCCGGAGAAGGGCTAGCGGCGACCGTCATAGGTCTGCTGCCGAGTGTAAGGCAGGGTGGGGGAGATTTCTCCTCCCCCCTTCCAGCGATCACTCGACCAGTGGGCCAGGAAGGCTCACGTGAACCACCAGGACCAGAGCTCGCAGACGAAGGAGTCTGCGGAGATCCCCGAGCAGGACACGGGCGGGACGGTTTCGACTCTCGCCCGGGGTGGAGTCCTCCCGCAGACGCAGCCGATCCCCGGCATGAAGGTCGGGTGGCTGTTCCGCACTGCCGATCGGATGATCCTTCACCGCTCCGGGCAGAACGCGCCCGCGCTCCCGATCGGACTCGTGCCGAAGATCCTCGGGAAGATCAGCTACCGGGACGCCGACCGACGCCATACGAAGATCGCCTACCTGATCGAGACCGAAGAGGGCGCACGGATCGTCCAGGCTCACCAGATCCTGGACGGCACCTGGGCCGACGTCGTCGGCTGGGACCGGCCCGTTTCACGCGACGAGTGCCAGGCGTACGCCAAGGTCATGTCGATGGACGTGCGCGAGGCACCGGAAATGCCGTCGATCCCCGTGAAGAACAAGGACGGGGGCCTGGTCCTGCCCGGCGCGGACTCCCAGGATCTCGGCTACATGCGCACGGGCGACCCGGACGAGGATGCGGCGCTGGTCGCCTGGCGTCGTATCGGGGAGCTGGCCATGGCCGCACCGCGCACGACCCTGGGCCTGGCGGCGTTCTTCGGCGCCCCTCTCACGTCCTCGCTCCGCTCCATCCACACTCACGTGCTGGTGCTGTACGGCTCGGGCCAGAAGGGGAAGTCGACCCTTCAGAAGGTCCAGGCCGGGGCGATGGGCGATCCGGGCGAGACCTACAAGATTTTCGGCGCGCTGAACACGACCGCCCATGCGCTGCCTGAGTACCTCATCCAGGCCCGGTACCTGCCGATGACCCGCGAGGAGCTGTCCTCGGGCGGCTGGGGCCTGAAGGAGATTCAGGCGATGGTCAGCCGCGTGCTGGGCGGCGCCCGGCGTGACCGTCTCGACCAGTCCGGGGGCATGCGCTCCAGCATCGGCACCTTCCGCTCCATGCTGTGCGTCTCCGCGAACGAATCGCTGCTGGTCCCCGGTCAGCCCGAGTCGTTCGCCTCCCGCGTCATCGAGCTGCACGAACCGTTCTTCAAGTCAGCCGACGCGTCCGACGAGGCGGTCGCCCTGTCCGAGCAGTACCACGGGTGGCCGCTGGTCTGGGCGGAGCGGGCCGCGATGTTCTCCGCCGAGCGCATCCAGGAGTGGCGCGAGCTGCACGACCAGGTGACCAAGCGCCTGAGCACCGCAGACAGCGGCATCCCCTTCACGCTGGCCCGGACGATGGCCCAGTGGGTCGTGGGCGGGTACATGCTCGGGGAGGTCCTGGGCCTGCCGATGATGGGTGAGGTCGCGTTCGAGGACGCGCGCCAGGAGCTCCCGCGCGTGACCGACACGGCGGCGGTGAACAACGTGAGCCCGGGTCAGAGCGTGTGGGAGCTGGTGGCCGGCGCGATCGCCATGCACCCGGCGATGTGGGTCACCTCCACCATGCTGACCGGAGAGTTCAACG
Proteins encoded in this window:
- a CDS encoding GntR family transcriptional regulator, which translates into the protein MAAYLKARIDLGTLEAGNKLPPTAALMKQFDLSDNAVYRGIALLKAEGYVHSQQGKGVFVSDRRRLIAGANRIKGITSPGESIHHKLSARVEAPDWVAADLGEGECVNRVRTVNRGDFILQASQSWVHLDVAEVVPEVDEPQACDPTWQAIYEQRSGNPVGVASKTVDARITSAADREALGLDADFAVLVMRSVYVTGDKVIGVGEGVYAPGHPLAIA